One genomic window of Bacteroidales bacterium includes the following:
- a CDS encoding type IX secretion system membrane protein PorP/SprF, translated as MTRKFTLIIFFCAFAGTAMIAQQLPQYSQYMFNKIAYNPGYAGATNGICVGGLVRQQWVGFKETNSEGSSFNVAPETYVVSINSPVRALRGGLGATIIQDKIGYQKDITVNLMYAYQTMVGSGDLGIGLQLSLINKTIDFDKLDPPENKENDPVLQNRAEESNIYIDGGLGLYYSVPDNYYLGLSVLQIRQAEKSDGTGMKLKRQINFIGGYELTLPNTPSVDILPSVMIKTDGTSAQYDFSALLRLNNKFWGGLSYRYQDSPSIILGMQYQDFNIGYSYDIPTSAIGSFGSHEIRVGYCFKIEVDKFKKVYRNTRFL; from the coding sequence ATGACAAGAAAATTTACATTAATAATTTTCTTCTGTGCTTTTGCCGGAACAGCAATGATTGCCCAGCAATTGCCACAGTACAGTCAGTACATGTTTAATAAAATTGCTTACAACCCGGGTTATGCCGGAGCGACAAATGGGATTTGTGTTGGTGGATTGGTCAGACAACAATGGGTTGGTTTTAAGGAGACGAATTCTGAGGGGAGCTCTTTCAATGTTGCACCGGAAACTTATGTTGTTTCTATAAATTCACCCGTCAGGGCTTTAAGAGGGGGCTTGGGGGCTACAATAATTCAGGATAAAATTGGATATCAAAAAGATATTACAGTGAATTTGATGTATGCCTATCAAACGATGGTAGGTTCAGGAGATCTCGGGATTGGGCTTCAATTGAGCCTGATTAATAAGACCATTGATTTCGACAAATTAGACCCCCCCGAGAACAAAGAAAACGATCCGGTTTTGCAAAACCGTGCTGAAGAATCAAACATTTATATTGATGGTGGTTTGGGACTTTATTACAGTGTGCCAGACAATTATTATCTGGGGTTATCTGTACTTCAAATCCGCCAGGCTGAAAAGAGTGACGGAACGGGGATGAAACTTAAACGCCAGATCAATTTTATCGGGGGCTATGAATTAACCCTACCCAATACTCCATCTGTTGACATCTTACCTTCGGTGATGATTAAAACTGACGGAACATCTGCGCAATATGATTTTTCGGCTTTACTGAGGCTAAACAACAAGTTTTGGGGTGGTTTAAGTTACCGATACCAGGATTCACCTTCGATAATTCTAGGAATGCAATATCAGGATTTTAACATTGGATATTCTTATGATATACCCACATCAGCAATCGGCTCATTTGGAAGTCATGAGATCAGAGTTGGATATTGTTTCAAGATAGAGGTGGATAAGTTCAAAAAAGTATATCGAAATACCAGGTTTTTATAG